The Blautia hydrogenotrophica DSM 10507 genome window below encodes:
- the acpP gene encoding acyl carrier protein: MLENMKEIIAEQLNCDADSITLETNFKDDLGADSLDLFELVMSLEDKYSVEIPAEELTDLTTVGAVIDYLKNKGVEE, translated from the coding sequence ATGTTAGAGAACATGAAGGAAATCATTGCTGAACAATTGAACTGTGATGCTGATTCTATTACTTTGGAGACAAATTTTAAAGATGATCTGGGAGCAGATTCTTTGGATTTGTTTGAATTGGTAATGAGCTTGGAGGACAAGTATTCTGTGGAGATTCCTGCGGAGGAGTTGACAGATCTGACAACGGTTGGAGCAGTAATTGATTATTTGAAAAATAAAGGTGTGGAAGAGTAA